In Rosa chinensis cultivar Old Blush chromosome 1, RchiOBHm-V2, whole genome shotgun sequence, a genomic segment contains:
- the LOC112179251 gene encoding probable pectinesterase/pectinesterase inhibitor 25, which yields MPRLPQSLPLFLLLVVPLLFFFSAEAELPPAPSSSASAACKSTLYPKLCRSILSTIRSSPSDPYNYGKFSIKQCLKKAQRLSKALDQFLHHNKRSSSMTDAEANAFKDCQQLSDLNVDYLEAISTELKSAELLNQEMVDKVQTLLSGIVTNQQTCYDGLVVAKSSIVDTSTSPVSVALSNATQLYSVSLGLVTHSLARNLKKHKKRNGFVSHEGHKIREPLETFIEGLRKSSSKNSRGERILEEMESSGIIVNDTVIVSPNGTDNFTSIGAAIEFAPNNTEPEDGYFVIYARKGHYKEYVVVPKYKKNIMLLGDGINKTIITGKHNFVDGWTTFNSSTFAVSGERFVAIDVTFKNTAGPEKHQAVAVRNNADFSTFYRCSFEGYQDTLYAHSLRQFYKECDIYGTVDFIFGNAAAVFQSCNLYARKPMPNQKNAFTAQGRTDPNQNTGISIHNCTIQAAPDLAMDLNSTLNFLGRPWKVYSRTVIMQSYIGPLISAVGWLEWNGTVGLDTLYYGEFENHGPGANTSMRVHWPGYSLMNATQALNFTVLNFTLGDTWLPDTDIPFSPGLIGN from the exons ATGCCGAGACTACCACAATCCTTGCCGCTGTTCCTCCTCCTTGTTGTTCCTCTTCTATTCTTTTTCTCGGCCGAAGCTGAGTTGCCACCAGCACCCTCCTCCTCTGCTTCCGCCGCGTGCAAGTCCACCCTCTACCCCAAGCTCTGCCGTTCGATTCTCTCCACCATCAGATCATCCCCCTCCGACCCCTACAACTACGGCAAGTTCTCCATCAAGCAATGCCTCAAAAAGGCACAAAGACTCTCTAAAGCCCTCGACCAATTCCTCCACCACAACAAACGCTCCTCCTCCATGACCGACGCCGAGGCCAACGCTTTCAAGGACTGCCAGCAGTTGTCGGATCTGAACGTCGACTACTTGGAGGCCATCTCGACGGAGCTCAAGTCGGCCGAGCTGCTTAACCAGGAGATGGTGGACAAGGTGCAGACTCTACTGAGTGGGATAGTGACAAACCAGCAGACCTGCTACGATGGGCTGGTTGTGGCCAAGAGCAGCATTGTCGACACTAGCACGAGTCCCGTGTCGGTAGCCTTGTCCAATGCCACGCAGCTCTACAGTGTATCGCTTGGGTTGGTCACTCATTCTTTGGCTCGAAACCTCAAGAAGCATAAGAAACGAAACGGCTTTGTTTCTCATGAGGGTCACAAAATCCGGGAGCCACTTGAAACATTCATCGAG GGTCTAAGGAAGAGTTCTTCAAAAAATTCGAGGGGTGAGAGAATTCTGGAGGAAATGGAGAGCAGTGGCATTATAGTTAATGACACTGTCATTGTGAGTCCAAATGGTACGGACAACTTCACTTCCATTGGAGCTGCCATTGAGTTTGCACCTAACAACACAGAGCCAGAAGATGGATATTTTGTAATCTATGCAAGAAAAGGGCACTATAAGGAATATGTTGTCGTCCCCAAATATAAGAAGAACATAATGCTGCTCGGAGATGGAATTAATAAGACTATCATTACTGGAAAACACAATTTTGTCGATGGCTGGACTACTTTCAATTCCTCAACCTTTG CTGTTTCGGGAGAGCGATTTGTGGCCATAGATGTTACCTTCAAGAACACCGCAGGTCCAGAAAAGCACCAAGCAGTGGCTGTAAGAAACAATGCAGACTTCTCTACATTTTATAGATGCAGTTTCGAAGGGTATCAAGACACTCTATATGCACATTCTCTAAGGCAATTCTACAAAGAATGTGACATATACGGAACTGTAGACTTCATCTTCGGCAATGCTGCTGCCGTCTTCCAGAGTTGCAACTTGTACGCCCGAAAACCCATGCCGAACCAGAAAAACGCATTCACTGCACAGGGACGAACTGACCCGAATCAAAACACGGGAATCTCAATCCACAACTGCACTATTCAAGCTGCACCAGACTTGGCAATGGACTTGAACTCAACTCTAAATTTTTTGGGAAGGCCTTGGAAGGTGTACTCTAGGACTGTGATCATGCAGTCTTATATTGGCCCTCTGATCAGTGCTGTTGGGTGGTTGGAATGGAATGGGACTGTTGGATTAGACACCTTATATTATGGTGAGTTTGAGAATCATGGACCTGGAGCTAATACTAGTATGAGAGTACATTGGCCTGGTTACAGTCTCATGAACGCTACACAAGCTCTCAATTTTACAGTGCTCAACTTCACATTGGGGGACACTTGGTTGCCTGACACAGATATACCCTTCTCTCCAGGTTTAATTGGGAATTAA
- the LOC112182401 gene encoding probable pectinesterase/pectinesterase inhibitor 46 yields MSSFKAYGKVSESDQAKLDARRKTCRRVAIISISSIVLVCVVVAAVVGTATHNSKKGDDNGKGTLSASVKAVCDVTLYQDSCYSSLGPIVNSSNFKPEDLFKLSIQVAITELSKAATQISDQGLFKGTVTDKLSVAALKNCGELLSLALDHLNESLSGDGSLVEVVEDLKTWLSSAGTFQQSCVDGFEDAKGDLKATIEKYLKTSTELTSNSLAIVSWISKVANSVKLRRLLSHDGAAASHGMPEWLHQTDRRLIESSDLRKKANIVVAKDGSGKYKTVGAALKAVPDKSKKRTVIYVKKGVYFENVRVEKSKWNVVVVGDGMTSTIVSASLNVVDGTPTFSSATFAVFGKGFVARDIGIRNTAGAAKHQAVALMSSADQTVFYRCHIDAFQDSLYVHANRQFYRECNIYGTVDFIFGNSAVVLQNCKVFPKVPMVGQQNTITAQGKIDPNQNTGIAFQNCTISPFGDLSSVKTYLGRPWKNYSTTVYMQTFMGSLIHPDGWLPWVGTTAPDSIFYSEFQNFGPGSVTKNRVKWKGLKTITSKVAGKFTVHSFLEGTNWISDASVPYKSNL; encoded by the exons ATGTCTTCCTTCAAAGCTTACGGCAAAGTCAGTGAATCCGACCAAGCCAAGCTTGATGCTCGTCGCAAGACTTGCAGGAGAGTCGCCATCATATCCATTTCCTCCATAGTTCTTGTCTGCGTCGTAGTTGCCGCCGTGGTTGGAACCGCTACTCATAACTCCAAAAAAGGTGACGACAATGGCAAAGGTACGCTTTCCGCTTCCGTCAAAGCCGTTTGTGACGTGACATTGTACCAGGACTCGTGTTATTCTAGTCTTGGTCCTATTGTCAACTCCAGCAATTTTAAGCCTGAGGATTTGTTCAAGTTGTCAATTCAAGTGGCAATTACTGAACTGTCCAAAGCTGCTACTCAAATTTCCGATCAAGGGCTTTTCAAAGGTACTGTCACGGACAAATTGTCTGTGGCAGCTTTGAAAAACTGTGGCGAGCTTCTGAGTCTTGCCTTGGATCATCTCAACGAGTCGTTGTCCGGGGATGGTTCCTTGGTCGAAGTGGTTGAAGATCTTAAAACATGGTTGAGCTCTGCAGGAACTTTCCAGCAGTCATGTGTAGATGGGTTTGAGGATGCAAAAGGAGATCTAAAAGCTACCATTGAAAAGTATCTCAAGACTTCTACTGAACTAACTAGTAACAGCCTTGCCATTGTCTCTTGGATTTCGAAAGTAGCCAACTCTGTGAAGCTAAGGCGGTTGCTGAGTCACGATGGTGCCGCAGCTAGCCATGGCATGCCGGAGTGGCTGCACCAGACAGACCGCAGGCTAATTGAAAGTTCAGATTTGAGGAAGAAGGCCAACATTGTTGTGGCCAAAGATGGGAGTGGCAAGTACAAGACAGTAGGTGCTGCACTGAAGGCTGTGCCGGACAAAAGCAAGAAGAGAACAGTCATCTACGTGAAGAAGGGTGTTTATTTCGAGAATGTTCGAGTGGAGAAGTCCAAGTGGAATGTTGTGGTGGTCGGCGATGGAATGACTTCAACTATTGTGTCTGCCAGCCTCAACGTTGTGGATGGAACTCCCACCTTTTCCAGTGCAACATTCG CGGTATTTGGTAAGGGATTTGTCGCCAGAGACATTGGAATTCGTAACACAGCCGGAGCGGCCAAGCACCAGGCGGTGGCACTAATGTCGAGTGCTGACCAAACGGTGTTCTACAGATGCCACATTGATGCTTTCCAGGACTCGCTCTACGTTCATGCCAATCGCCAATTCTACCGAGAATGCAACATTTACGGAACAGTTGATTTCATTTTCGGAAACTCAGCAGTAGTCCTCCAAAACTGTAAGGTGTTCCCCAAGGTACCAATGGTTGGCCAGCAGAACACAATCACGGCACAAGGCAAAATCGACCCCAACCAAAACACGGGAATCGCATTTCAGAACTGCACCATTTCGCCTTTTGGAGACTTGTCTTCGGTTAAGACTTACCTCGGGAGACCTTGGAAGAATTACTCCACAACAGTGTACATGCAAACATTCATGGGAAGCTTGATTCACCCTGATGGATGGTTGCCATGGGTAGGCACAACAGCACCTGACTCCATTTTTTACTCCGAATTTCAGAATTTCGGACCTGGTTCTGTGACAAAGAATAGAGTTAAGTGGAAGGGCTTGAAAACAATAACCAGCAAAGTGGCCGGCAAATTTACCGTGCACTCATTTCTTGAAGGAACCAATTGGATCTCCGATGCAAGTGTTCCCTATAAATCCAACCTCTGA